The following coding sequences lie in one Phycicoccus duodecadis genomic window:
- a CDS encoding GuaB1 family IMP dehydrogenase-related protein produces MRFLNDLLPQHDLTYDDVFMVPNRSAVTSRLDVDLSTSDGTGTTIPLVVANMTAIAGRRMAETTARRGALTVIPQDIPVEVVAEVIAWQKTRHLVYDTPITLDPTTTAGEALVLLHKRAHGAAVVVRGERPVGVVTESDLTGVDRFTQLSDVMVTEMVTVPDGVDVEEAFDTLSHARRRLAPVVAPDGRLVGLLTRTGALRASLYSPAVDAEGHLRVAAAVGINGDVSAKATALAEAGADVLVIDTAHGHQEKMLEVLATLRALDLGVPLVAGNVVSAEGTRDLVAAGADIVKVGVGPGAMCTTRMMTAVGRPQFSAVLECAAAARELGKHVWADGGVRHPRDVALALAAGASNVMVGSWFAGTLESPGDLYTDEKGRQYKESFGMASARAVRNRTATDSAYDRARKAMFEEGISSARMYVDPARPSVEDVIDEIIAGLRSSCTYAGARTLEEFHERATVGIQSTAGFAEGRPLHTSW; encoded by the coding sequence GTGCGCTTCCTCAACGACCTGCTGCCCCAGCACGACCTCACCTACGACGACGTGTTCATGGTGCCGAACCGGTCGGCGGTCACGAGCCGGCTCGACGTCGACCTGTCGACCTCCGACGGCACCGGCACCACCATCCCGCTCGTCGTCGCCAACATGACCGCCATCGCGGGGCGCCGGATGGCCGAGACCACCGCCCGCCGCGGCGCGCTCACGGTCATCCCCCAGGACATCCCGGTGGAGGTCGTGGCCGAGGTCATCGCCTGGCAGAAGACCCGGCACCTGGTCTACGACACCCCGATCACCCTCGACCCGACCACCACCGCGGGCGAGGCGCTGGTCCTGCTGCACAAGCGCGCCCACGGTGCCGCCGTCGTCGTGCGCGGCGAGCGGCCGGTGGGCGTCGTGACCGAGTCCGACCTCACCGGGGTCGACCGCTTCACCCAGCTCTCCGACGTCATGGTCACCGAGATGGTCACGGTCCCCGACGGCGTCGACGTCGAGGAGGCCTTCGACACCCTCTCGCACGCCCGCCGTCGCCTGGCCCCGGTGGTCGCGCCCGACGGCCGGCTCGTCGGGCTGCTCACCCGCACCGGCGCCCTGCGCGCCAGCCTCTACTCCCCCGCCGTCGACGCCGAGGGCCACCTGCGGGTCGCCGCGGCCGTCGGCATCAACGGTGACGTCAGCGCCAAGGCCACCGCTCTGGCCGAGGCCGGCGCCGACGTGCTCGTCATCGATACCGCCCACGGCCACCAGGAGAAGATGCTCGAGGTGCTGGCCACCCTGCGCGCCCTCGACCTCGGGGTGCCGCTGGTGGCGGGCAACGTCGTCTCGGCCGAGGGCACCCGCGACCTCGTCGCCGCCGGGGCCGACATCGTGAAGGTCGGGGTGGGCCCGGGCGCCATGTGCACCACCCGGATGATGACCGCCGTCGGTCGCCCGCAGTTCTCGGCCGTGCTCGAGTGCGCCGCCGCGGCCCGCGAGCTCGGCAAGCACGTGTGGGCCGACGGCGGCGTCCGGCACCCGCGCGACGTGGCGCTGGCCCTGGCCGCCGGAGCCTCCAACGTGATGGTCGGCTCGTGGTTCGCCGGCACCCTCGAGTCGCCCGGCGACCTCTACACCGACGAGAAGGGCCGCCAGTACAAGGAGTCGTTCGGGATGGCGTCGGCCCGCGCGGTCCGCAACCGCACCGCCACCGACTCGGCGTACGACCGCGCCCGCAAGGCGATGTTCGAGGAGGGCATCAGCAGCGCCCGGATGTACGTCGACCCGGCGCGCCCCAGCGTCGAGGACGTCATCGACGAGATCATCGCGGGCCTGCGCAGCTCGTGCACGTACGCCGGCGCCCGGACGCTCGAGGAGTTCCACGAGCGCGCGACGGTCGGCATCCAGTCGACGGCCGGCTTCGCCGAGGGTCGCCCGCTGCACACCTCCTGGTGA
- a CDS encoding cysteine desulfurase-like protein, translating to MAFDVERIRSHFPALAEGLAHFDGPGGSQTPDVVGAAVAGTLTAAISNKGVVTASERRASAVVADCRQAMADLLGADPRGIVFGRSATALTYDLSRALAKQWGPGDEVVVTRLDHDSNIRPWVQAAETAGATVRWADFDPATGELTVADIEAVLSERTRLVATTAASNLIGTRPPTRHISDAVHAVGALHWVDGVHATAHASVDLRALGADVWTCSPYKFLGPHCGVLAADPALLETLHPDKLLPSADTVPERFELGTLPYELMAGATAAVDFLAGMEDLDTPVTPAGRRERLETSFAALEAHEESLLSVLEPALRAMPGVTVHSNAAHRTPTLLFTVEGVDGMDVYRGLAEHGVNAPASSFYALECSRHLGLGDGGGVRVGLAPYTNRGDVDRLLAGVADVIGRRG from the coding sequence ATGGCCTTCGACGTCGAGCGCATCCGGTCCCACTTCCCCGCCCTGGCCGAGGGCCTGGCGCACTTCGACGGACCGGGCGGCAGCCAGACCCCGGACGTCGTGGGCGCCGCCGTCGCGGGCACCCTCACCGCCGCCATCAGCAACAAGGGTGTTGTCACGGCCTCCGAGCGGCGGGCCTCGGCCGTGGTGGCCGACTGTCGCCAGGCCATGGCCGACCTCCTGGGCGCCGACCCGCGCGGCATCGTCTTCGGCCGCAGCGCCACCGCGCTGACCTACGACCTCTCCCGCGCCCTGGCCAAGCAGTGGGGCCCCGGCGACGAGGTCGTGGTGACCCGGCTCGACCACGACTCGAACATCCGCCCCTGGGTGCAGGCCGCCGAGACCGCCGGCGCCACCGTGCGCTGGGCCGACTTCGACCCCGCCACGGGCGAGCTGACGGTCGCCGACATCGAGGCCGTGCTCTCCGAGCGCACCCGCCTGGTGGCCACGACCGCGGCCTCGAACCTCATCGGCACCCGGCCCCCGACCCGCCACATCTCGGATGCCGTGCACGCGGTGGGCGCGCTGCACTGGGTCGACGGGGTGCACGCCACCGCGCACGCCTCGGTCGACCTGCGGGCCCTCGGCGCCGACGTCTGGACCTGCTCGCCCTACAAGTTCCTCGGCCCGCACTGCGGGGTCCTGGCGGCCGACCCGGCCCTGCTCGAGACCCTCCACCCCGACAAGCTGCTCCCCTCGGCCGACACCGTGCCCGAGCGCTTCGAGCTGGGCACCCTCCCCTACGAGCTGATGGCCGGGGCCACCGCCGCCGTCGACTTCCTGGCCGGGATGGAGGACCTCGACACCCCGGTCACGCCCGCCGGCCGCCGCGAGCGCCTCGAGACCTCGTTCGCCGCCCTGGAGGCCCACGAGGAGTCGCTGCTGTCCGTCCTCGAGCCGGCCCTGCGCGCGATGCCCGGCGTCACGGTGCACTCCAACGCGGCCCACCGCACCCCCACCCTGCTGTTCACCGTCGAGGGCGTCGACGGGATGGACGTCTACCGCGGGCTGGCCGAGCACGGGGTCAACGCCCCGGCCAGCAGCTTCTACGCGCTCGAGTGCTCGCGGCACCTCGGCCTCGGCGACGGCGGCGGCGTCCGCGTGGGGCTGGCGCCCTACACCAACCGCGGCGACGTCGACCGGCTGCTGGCCGGGGTCGCCGACGTCATCGGGCGTCGCGGCTGA
- a CDS encoding DUF1990 family protein, whose product MARPLDPPPAALTYPDVGATARDDLLHRPPAGFRAVDRWAVIGTGSALFERAGDDVQQWGMQRGAGIRIRTTTAAEGRPVAPGDEAALRIGWWPADVPVRVVYVVDEPRRRGFAYGTLPGHPESGEELFEVVLDPDGTVRAHVRAFSRPGILLSRWGAPVTHRVQEVYTRRYLRALPLSRDAR is encoded by the coding sequence ATGGCCCGCCCGCTCGACCCGCCCCCCGCCGCTCTCACCTACCCCGACGTCGGCGCCACGGCGCGCGACGACCTCCTCCACCGGCCGCCCGCGGGCTTCCGGGCCGTGGACCGCTGGGCGGTCATCGGCACCGGCAGCGCCCTCTTCGAGCGGGCCGGTGACGACGTGCAGCAGTGGGGGATGCAGCGGGGCGCGGGCATCCGCATCCGCACGACGACGGCGGCGGAGGGCCGCCCGGTCGCCCCGGGCGACGAGGCGGCCCTGCGGATCGGCTGGTGGCCCGCCGACGTGCCGGTGCGGGTGGTCTACGTCGTCGACGAGCCCCGACGCCGCGGGTTCGCCTACGGGACGCTCCCCGGGCACCCCGAGAGCGGCGAGGAGCTGTTCGAGGTCGTCCTCGACCCCGACGGCACCGTGCGGGCCCACGTGCGCGCGTTCTCGCGACCCGGCATCCTGCTGTCGCGGTGGGGGGCTCCGGTCACCCACCGGGTGCAGGAGGTCTACACCCGGCGCTACCTGCGGGCGCTCCCGCTCAGCCGCGACGCCCGATGA
- a CDS encoding PHP domain-containing protein, whose protein sequence is MVALLEPLQAPVEPVDALRRIAFLLERTRAGTYRVEAFRNAVKTLRTVDGAELAARADAGTLQELDGIGKSTSGVIAEALSGELPAYLASLQEKAGGPLVEGGGGLYGLLRGDCHLHSDWSDGGSPIDEMVLTGVETGHEWMVLTDHSPQLRVANGLTVERLRRQLKIVDGVNRSLAGQFTLLKGIEVDILDDGSLDQTDEMLGQLDLVTASVHSKLRMNEGPMTKRMVAAVSNPRVNVLGHCTGRLVEGSRGVRPQSDFDARAVFEACVEHDTAVEINSRPERCDPPDELVALALEIGCLFSVDSDAHAPGQLDMKAYGCERAEALGVPTDRIVTTWDVDRVREWAAPG, encoded by the coding sequence ATGGTCGCGCTGCTCGAGCCCCTGCAGGCCCCGGTCGAGCCGGTCGACGCCCTGCGCCGCATCGCCTTCCTGCTGGAGCGCACCCGGGCCGGCACCTACCGGGTGGAGGCGTTCCGCAACGCCGTGAAGACCCTGCGCACCGTGGACGGAGCCGAGCTCGCGGCGCGGGCCGACGCCGGCACCCTCCAGGAGCTCGACGGCATCGGGAAGTCCACCTCGGGCGTCATCGCCGAGGCCCTCTCCGGCGAGCTGCCGGCGTACCTGGCCTCGCTGCAGGAGAAGGCCGGTGGCCCCCTCGTCGAGGGCGGCGGCGGGCTCTACGGGCTGCTGCGCGGCGACTGCCACCTGCACTCCGACTGGAGCGACGGCGGCTCCCCCATCGACGAGATGGTTCTCACCGGCGTCGAGACCGGCCACGAGTGGATGGTGCTGACCGACCACAGCCCGCAGCTGCGGGTCGCGAACGGCCTCACGGTCGAGCGGCTGCGCCGGCAGCTGAAGATCGTGGACGGCGTGAACCGTTCGCTGGCAGGGCAGTTCACGCTGCTCAAGGGCATCGAGGTCGACATCCTCGACGACGGCTCGCTCGACCAGACCGACGAGATGCTCGGCCAGCTCGACCTCGTGACCGCGTCGGTGCACAGCAAGCTGCGGATGAACGAGGGCCCCATGACGAAGCGGATGGTGGCCGCCGTCAGCAACCCCCGCGTCAACGTGCTGGGGCACTGCACCGGCCGCCTGGTCGAGGGCTCGCGGGGCGTCCGCCCCCAGTCCGACTTCGACGCCCGCGCCGTGTTCGAGGCCTGCGTCGAGCACGACACCGCGGTGGAGATCAACAGCCGGCCCGAGCGCTGTGACCCGCCCGACGAGCTGGTCGCCCTGGCCCTCGAGATCGGCTGCCTGTTCTCGGTCGACTCCGACGCTCACGCCCCGGGTCAGCTCGACATGAAGGCGTACGGCTGTGAGCGCGCCGAGGCCCTGGGCGTCCCGACCGACCGCATCGTCACCACGTGGGACGTCGACCGGGTTCGGGAGTGGGCGGCGCCGGGCTGA
- a CDS encoding PucR family transcriptional regulator → MRGLLLKLSNLDPDVEASLRVIEYFDQLLSHGASLDAVLRATAALGCCTAGLRDESSGRTLRFDEGGAASPPMTHPIAFEAPVLVDDAVVGHVWLERPGAQPLDEVLIERLAVTAAARWRSHTPGANADPALVELVIASAAQEEDRSRALRLLGMNPAARLTVLAVSVPGSEPTAILRSVVAAASAGGALARGSVLGVSGVVLLQGGSDIEDRLRGPLQQGAAPVGIGVGCTVPVAQAPASWASARVALRFARVWRQRGGIVEHEKLGALAALAHVPRDVALATPDVRALAALAATDSGEQDIEVLLAVTWHGSARQAAAALHMHHSSVTNRLRHVEAALGVEVDNPSDRLRAQMAALLWRLNAA, encoded by the coding sequence ATGCGCGGCCTCCTCCTCAAGCTCTCGAACCTCGACCCGGACGTGGAGGCGTCGCTGCGGGTGATCGAGTACTTCGACCAGCTCCTGAGCCATGGCGCCTCGCTCGACGCCGTACTGCGGGCGACCGCCGCGCTGGGATGCTGTACCGCCGGCCTGCGGGACGAGAGCTCGGGGCGCACACTGCGGTTCGACGAAGGGGGCGCCGCGAGCCCGCCGATGACGCACCCGATCGCCTTCGAGGCGCCGGTCCTGGTCGATGACGCCGTCGTCGGCCACGTGTGGCTCGAGCGGCCGGGCGCCCAGCCGCTGGACGAGGTCCTCATCGAACGGCTCGCGGTGACGGCCGCCGCCCGGTGGCGTTCGCACACTCCCGGCGCCAACGCCGACCCCGCGCTGGTGGAGCTCGTCATCGCCTCGGCCGCCCAGGAGGAGGACCGCAGCCGGGCCCTGCGGCTGCTCGGGATGAACCCGGCCGCGCGCCTCACGGTGCTCGCCGTTTCCGTACCGGGGAGCGAGCCCACCGCCATCCTCCGGAGCGTCGTCGCGGCCGCCTCGGCCGGCGGCGCCCTCGCGCGGGGAAGCGTCCTGGGCGTCTCCGGGGTGGTGCTGCTGCAAGGGGGTAGCGACATCGAGGATCGGCTGCGCGGCCCCCTGCAGCAGGGTGCGGCGCCGGTCGGCATCGGCGTGGGGTGCACCGTGCCGGTGGCCCAGGCGCCCGCCTCGTGGGCGTCCGCGCGGGTGGCCCTCCGCTTCGCCCGGGTCTGGCGCCAGCGAGGAGGCATCGTCGAGCACGAGAAGCTGGGGGCGCTGGCCGCCCTGGCTCACGTGCCGCGTGACGTCGCCCTCGCGACACCCGACGTCCGCGCGCTCGCCGCGCTGGCGGCGACCGACAGCGGCGAGCAGGACATCGAGGTGCTGCTCGCGGTCACCTGGCACGGTTCGGCCCGGCAGGCCGCCGCTGCGCTCCACATGCACCACAGCTCGGTGACCAACCGGCTCCGCCACGTCGAGGCCGCCCTCGGGGTGGAGGTGGACAACCCGTCCGACCGGCTGCGGGCGCAGATGGCCGCGCTGCTCTGGCGGCTGAACGCGGCGTAG
- a CDS encoding substrate-binding domain-containing protein: MGVAGCSGGSSDTKGTAADAGSPQDKVKIAFVSGPLNDPFFPPLYQGTQDAAAQLPIELNYIPIDEADIQASSSKTMEAAIASKPDVIVVGDFITNVVDPLIQKAVSQGIPVFVNQSGQDSWEKVGAQGFIGQFGPDVGNEAAKRYAAAGKRDVLCVINVAGNPYLDAICKGLADGLGAQGATSSTFTLPSGDGTDQSKSARDISGYLATHKSVDAVMTLNNLTGYAAVQAMKQAGRPAGGVASLGVGKQAIAAVRSGDMLFLVNEQPYLDGYLGTVFAYTYAKYGLAPVGVVKTGPQIVDKTNVDKISAVFDKYPNVIGPK, encoded by the coding sequence ATGGGAGTGGCCGGCTGCTCCGGTGGTTCGTCCGACACCAAGGGCACGGCGGCCGACGCCGGGTCCCCGCAGGACAAGGTGAAGATCGCCTTCGTCTCAGGGCCGCTCAACGACCCGTTCTTCCCGCCGCTCTACCAGGGCACGCAGGACGCGGCGGCCCAGCTGCCGATCGAGCTGAACTACATCCCCATCGACGAGGCGGACATCCAGGCGAGCTCGTCCAAGACGATGGAGGCCGCGATCGCCTCCAAGCCGGACGTCATCGTCGTGGGCGACTTCATCACCAACGTCGTCGACCCCCTCATCCAGAAGGCGGTCTCTCAGGGGATCCCCGTGTTCGTCAACCAGTCCGGCCAGGACAGCTGGGAGAAGGTCGGCGCCCAGGGGTTCATCGGCCAGTTCGGCCCGGACGTGGGGAACGAGGCCGCCAAGCGGTACGCGGCCGCCGGCAAGCGTGACGTCCTGTGCGTCATCAACGTCGCCGGCAACCCCTACCTCGACGCCATCTGCAAGGGCCTCGCGGACGGTCTCGGCGCCCAGGGCGCGACGTCCTCGACCTTCACCCTGCCGAGCGGGGACGGTACGGACCAGTCGAAGAGCGCTCGGGACATCAGCGGCTACCTGGCCACCCACAAGTCCGTCGACGCCGTGATGACGCTGAACAACCTCACCGGCTACGCCGCCGTGCAGGCCATGAAGCAGGCCGGCCGGCCCGCGGGTGGCGTCGCCTCGTTGGGCGTCGGCAAGCAGGCCATCGCCGCCGTCCGCTCGGGCGACATGCTCTTCCTCGTGAACGAGCAGCCCTACCTCGACGGGTACCTCGGAACGGTCTTCGCGTACACCTACGCCAAGTACGGCCTGGCTCCGGTCGGGGTCGTCAAGACCGGCCCGCAGATCGTCGACAAGACGAACGTGGACAAGATCTCGGCGGTCTTCGACAAGTACCCGAACGTGATCGGTCCGAAGTGA
- a CDS encoding ABC transporter permease, translating into MGRILLTRPEAGGAVSALVVFVFFAALAGGNGFLNATGTANWLNTAAELGIVAVSVGALMIGGEFDLSVGATVGAASICVGIATGGYGLSAWIGVLAAVVVALAVGAANGLIVARTGLPSFIVTLATMMMLLGLSLAVSIFATGSSNISANASGVPAAIFASSWNGFGVAIVWWVVLLLITAWVMTRTVFGNWVYATGGNEQAARLVGVPTNRVKIVLFMATSLSAAVTGIVQTLSLSNGNVTLGGAFIFQGIAAAVIGGVLLTGGYGSTWGTAFGAVTYGIISTGVLLLGWNADLTQLFIGALLLLAVLANHRLRGFVLGRG; encoded by the coding sequence GTGGGACGCATCCTGCTCACCCGCCCCGAGGCCGGCGGCGCCGTGTCCGCCCTGGTGGTGTTCGTGTTCTTCGCCGCCCTGGCGGGCGGGAACGGCTTCCTGAACGCCACCGGGACGGCGAACTGGCTGAACACCGCGGCCGAGCTCGGGATCGTGGCCGTCAGCGTCGGAGCCCTCATGATCGGGGGCGAGTTCGACCTCTCGGTCGGCGCCACGGTCGGAGCGGCGTCGATCTGTGTCGGCATCGCCACCGGGGGCTACGGTCTCTCGGCGTGGATCGGCGTCCTCGCCGCCGTCGTCGTCGCCCTCGCGGTGGGGGCGGCGAACGGGCTGATCGTGGCCCGCACCGGGCTCCCGTCGTTCATCGTCACCCTCGCGACGATGATGATGCTGCTCGGGCTGTCCTTGGCCGTCAGCATCTTCGCGACCGGGTCCTCCAACATCTCGGCCAACGCGTCCGGGGTGCCGGCCGCGATCTTCGCGTCGTCCTGGAACGGCTTCGGGGTGGCCATCGTGTGGTGGGTCGTGCTGCTCCTCATCACCGCCTGGGTGATGACCCGCACCGTGTTCGGGAACTGGGTCTACGCCACCGGTGGCAACGAGCAGGCCGCCCGCCTCGTCGGGGTACCGACGAACCGCGTCAAGATCGTGCTGTTCATGGCCACGTCGCTGTCGGCGGCCGTGACGGGGATCGTGCAGACCCTGTCCCTCAGCAACGGCAACGTGACCCTCGGCGGCGCGTTCATCTTCCAGGGCATCGCCGCCGCGGTCATCGGTGGAGTGCTGCTGACCGGAGGGTACGGGTCGACGTGGGGTACCGCGTTCGGGGCCGTGACCTACGGGATCATCTCCACCGGCGTGCTGCTCCTGGGGTGGAACGCCGACCTGACACAGCTGTTCATCGGCGCACTGCTCCTGCTGGCCGTGCTCGCCAACCACCGCCTGCGCGGTTTCGTTCTGGGACGAGGGTGA
- a CDS encoding ATP-binding cassette domain-containing protein, with protein MTNTNTNSVGTAPVVELREVTKRFSGVTAVQDLSLSLYAGQVHCLLGENGAGKSTVIKLLTGVERPTSGQVLIEGDEVAFNSPRDARDRGIATVYQEVATLPMMSVARNFVLGAEPTIGRWPFRRIDDRAAERAALAELEQLGIARVRDGRQLVGTLSGGERQALAIGRAVHFGARVLVLDEPTAALGVRESATVLRLIQAVRDRGAAVLFITHNAYHAHAAADHSTVLRGGRAIAQFDRGEKSIADVIELMAGGAELHALLTDSERNVVDDGAGTIGV; from the coding sequence ATGACGAACACGAACACGAACAGCGTGGGGACGGCTCCGGTCGTCGAGCTGCGCGAGGTGACCAAACGGTTCTCCGGCGTCACCGCGGTCCAGGACCTGAGCCTGTCCTTGTACGCGGGTCAGGTGCACTGTCTCCTCGGTGAGAACGGGGCCGGGAAGTCGACCGTGATCAAGCTGCTGACCGGCGTCGAGCGCCCGACGTCGGGGCAGGTGCTGATCGAGGGCGACGAGGTGGCGTTCAACAGTCCTCGCGATGCGCGCGACCGAGGGATCGCCACCGTCTACCAGGAGGTGGCGACGCTGCCGATGATGAGCGTGGCGCGCAACTTCGTGCTGGGCGCCGAGCCCACGATCGGGCGATGGCCCTTCCGGCGCATCGACGACCGAGCGGCGGAGCGGGCCGCGCTGGCCGAGCTCGAGCAGCTGGGCATCGCGCGGGTGCGGGACGGCCGGCAGCTCGTCGGCACCCTGTCCGGTGGTGAGCGTCAGGCGCTGGCGATCGGACGCGCCGTGCACTTCGGGGCCCGCGTGCTGGTGCTGGACGAGCCGACGGCCGCTCTCGGCGTCCGGGAGTCGGCCACCGTCCTGCGCCTGATCCAGGCGGTGCGCGATCGCGGAGCGGCCGTCCTGTTCATCACCCACAACGCCTACCACGCCCACGCGGCCGCGGATCATTCGACCGTGCTGAGAGGTGGCCGGGCCATCGCGCAGTTCGACCGCGGCGAGAAGTCCATCGCCGACGTCATCGAGCTGATGGCCGGCGGCGCGGAGCTGCACGCGCTCCTGACCGACTCCGAGAGGAACGTCGTCGATGACGGAGCGGGGACGATCGGTGTCTGA
- a CDS encoding alpha/beta hydrolase fold domain-containing protein, which yields MDANDVAGQRRATAESFRHFRRQSDQDVTITDHGLSGSGVRLRVYEPSHPVRGGLLWVHGGAFVLGSPEDDDDICRDLAASHHQLVVSPDYRLAPEHPWPAAEEDCAAALAWLVARLSEAGVAAAPAVAGASAGGALALRTALDAVATGLSLDRLLLTYPVVDTRLGAGSTTRYAKAPVFDGEQARLMWGRYLATATPSLWRSPLTDPHLGALPLTMVVTTEHDPLRDEGLELAMAMLSAGVSVEVVNLAGTFHAFDRFAAESEPARRLRATVSEFLGRPSPVAADW from the coding sequence GTGGACGCGAACGACGTCGCCGGACAGCGCCGCGCCACCGCCGAGTCGTTCCGGCACTTCCGGCGTCAGTCGGACCAGGACGTCACGATCACCGACCACGGGCTGAGTGGCTCCGGGGTGCGGCTGCGGGTGTACGAGCCGTCGCACCCGGTGCGAGGCGGCCTGCTGTGGGTGCACGGCGGAGCGTTCGTCCTGGGGTCCCCCGAGGACGACGACGACATCTGCCGCGACCTGGCCGCGTCCCACCACCAGCTGGTGGTCTCACCGGACTACCGTCTCGCGCCCGAGCACCCGTGGCCCGCGGCCGAGGAGGACTGCGCCGCGGCGCTCGCCTGGCTCGTCGCCCGCCTGTCCGAGGCCGGGGTCGCGGCCGCCCCCGCGGTCGCCGGCGCCAGCGCCGGTGGCGCCCTGGCGCTCCGTACGGCCCTCGACGCCGTCGCCACCGGGCTGTCGCTCGATCGGCTGCTCCTCACGTACCCGGTCGTCGACACCAGGCTCGGCGCCGGGTCGACGACCCGGTACGCGAAGGCTCCGGTCTTCGACGGTGAACAGGCCCGCCTGATGTGGGGCCGGTACCTGGCGACCGCGACGCCGAGCCTCTGGCGCAGCCCGTTGACCGATCCCCACCTGGGTGCGCTGCCCCTGACGATGGTCGTGACGACCGAGCACGACCCTCTGCGCGACGAGGGCCTGGAGCTGGCGATGGCCATGCTCTCGGCCGGGGTGTCGGTGGAGGTCGTGAACCTCGCCGGCACCTTCCACGCGTTCGACCGGTTCGCGGCCGAGTCCGAGCCGGCGCGGCGCCTTCGTGCAACAGTCTCCGAGTTCCTGGGACGCCCGTCACCCGTCGCCGCCGACTGGTGA
- a CDS encoding alpha/beta hydrolase, with product MDAELAAALIMFERGDPDDIASERLRLRRLHADSGVRVPDGVEIIDLDPQHPSAPPVRVRMYRPRRREGLTTCLLWLHGGAFAYGFAELDDDLCVRLAADADALVVSPEYRLSPEHHFPAGFDDCYATLEWLAREAHRFGGDASALAVGGSSAGGALAAGVCLKARDEHGPAIRQQILACPVIDDRLQTASMQTYTDSAVFDRREAELMWQRYLGPQHGSPPRYAAPGREADLSGLPPAYVLTAAEDPLRDEGVDYAVRLLLAGNTLELHHVAETFHSFDSIVPTAGVSQRVYADYVAALRRCHPEAQ from the coding sequence ATGGACGCAGAACTGGCCGCCGCGCTGATCATGTTCGAGCGCGGCGACCCGGACGACATCGCTTCCGAGCGTCTGCGGTTGCGACGGCTGCACGCCGACAGCGGCGTCAGGGTGCCGGACGGCGTCGAGATCATCGACCTCGACCCTCAGCACCCGTCGGCGCCACCCGTGCGGGTGCGGATGTACCGGCCTCGCCGGCGTGAGGGCCTCACCACGTGCCTGCTGTGGCTGCACGGGGGTGCCTTCGCGTACGGCTTCGCCGAGCTCGACGACGACCTGTGCGTGCGGCTGGCCGCGGACGCCGACGCGCTGGTGGTGTCGCCCGAGTACCGGCTGAGTCCCGAGCACCACTTCCCCGCCGGGTTCGACGACTGCTACGCGACGCTCGAGTGGCTGGCGCGCGAGGCGCACCGGTTCGGTGGTGACGCGAGCGCACTGGCGGTGGGCGGGTCGAGCGCCGGCGGCGCGCTGGCCGCCGGCGTGTGCCTCAAGGCCCGCGACGAGCACGGCCCCGCGATCAGACAGCAGATCCTCGCCTGTCCCGTCATCGACGACCGACTCCAGACGGCGTCGATGCAGACGTACACCGACTCCGCCGTCTTCGACCGCCGCGAGGCGGAGCTGATGTGGCAGCGCTACCTCGGCCCGCAGCACGGGTCCCCGCCCCGCTACGCGGCTCCTGGCCGTGAGGCCGACCTCAGCGGCCTACCGCCCGCCTACGTCCTCACCGCCGCGGAGGACCCGTTGCGGGACGAGGGCGTCGACTACGCGGTACGGCTGCTGTTGGCCGGCAACACCCTGGAGCTGCACCACGTCGCAGAGACCTTCCACTCGTTCGACAGCATCGTCCCCACGGCGGGTGTCTCCCAGCGCGTGTACGCCGACTACGTGGCCGCGCTGCGGCGTTGCCACCCCGAAGCGCAGTAG